In the genome of Solibacillus silvestris, one region contains:
- a CDS encoding spermidine acetyltransferase — MLHLKTITKDNWIKAISLKVREDQVKFVASNTVSLAQLNFLENFHAKGIYYGEEMVGFTLYGIDEDDNEYWIYRMMIDQKHQGKGYGKEAVQLVIEDIRAMKEPHNQTISLSYEPDNEHAKRIYEKMGFREIDGFVIEGEQVARYTY; from the coding sequence ATGCTGCATTTAAAAACGATTACAAAAGACAATTGGATAAAAGCGATTTCATTAAAAGTGCGGGAGGATCAAGTAAAGTTTGTAGCATCAAATACGGTGTCACTGGCGCAGCTGAACTTTTTGGAAAATTTCCATGCAAAAGGAATTTACTACGGTGAAGAAATGGTCGGATTTACACTTTATGGTATTGATGAAGATGACAATGAATACTGGATTTACCGTATGATGATTGACCAGAAACATCAGGGAAAAGGATATGGGAAAGAAGCAGTTCAGCTCGTCATAGAGGATATTCGAGCAATGAAAGAGCCTCACAACCAAACGATTAGCCTTTCTTATGAACCTGACAATGAGCATGCAAAGCGCATCTATGAAAAAATGGGCTTCCGGGAAATAGACGGCTTTGTTATTGAAGGTGAGCAAGTAGCACGCTATACGTATTAG